The following coding sequences lie in one Pseudomonas sp. SL4(2022) genomic window:
- a CDS encoding short chain dehydrogenase, whose product MNVILLGASGTLGKAIAHELQARHTIIRVGHSSGEFQVDITQPDSIRRLFEQTGPFDALVSATGKLHFGAFSEMSAEHYAIGLQDKLMGQVNLVLIGREYANDGASFTLTSGILSDDPIRFGSSASMVNAAIDGFVRGAAIELPRGLRINSVSPTVVEESLSSYGPYFRGFKPVPAAIAALAYAKSVEGAQTGQVYRAY is encoded by the coding sequence ATGAACGTTATATTGCTGGGTGCCAGCGGCACACTTGGAAAGGCCATCGCCCATGAACTGCAGGCGCGCCACACGATCATCCGCGTGGGCCACAGCAGCGGCGAGTTTCAGGTGGACATCACCCAACCCGACTCGATCCGTCGCTTGTTTGAGCAAACCGGCCCATTCGACGCGTTGGTCAGCGCCACCGGCAAGCTGCACTTCGGGGCATTCAGCGAGATGAGTGCCGAACACTATGCCATCGGCTTGCAGGACAAGCTGATGGGGCAGGTCAATCTGGTGTTGATAGGCCGCGAATACGCCAACGATGGCGCGTCCTTTACACTGACATCGGGCATTTTGAGTGACGACCCGATTCGTTTCGGCAGCTCGGCCAGCATGGTCAACGCCGCGATTGATGGCTTTGTGCGCGGCGCGGCGATCGAACTGCCACGCGGGTTACGGATCAACAGCGTCAGCCCGACGGTGGTCGAAGAGTCACTCTCAAGCTACGGCCCTTATTTCAGAGGCTTTAAGCCGGTACCGGCGGCCATTGCAGCGCTGGCGTATGCGAAAAGTGTTGAGGGCGCACAAACCGGGCAGGTCTACCGCGCGTACTGA